A region from the uncultured Ilyobacter sp. genome encodes:
- the eno gene encoding phosphopyruvate hydratase, translating into MTTIVDVKAREILDSRGNPTVEVDVRLECGAMGRAAVPSGASTGEREAVELRDGDKSRYLGKGCLTAVNNVNTEIREAILGMDATDQVAIDKLMIALDGTKTKARLGANAILGVSLATAKAAAEALGQSLFKYLGGTNAKELPLPMMNILNGGSHADSAVDVQEFMVQPVGAKTFAEGLRMGTEVFHHLGKILKANGDSTNVGNEGGYAPAKIEGTEGALDIIIEAIKAAGYEPGKDISLALDAAASEFCTKEGADGEKTYHFKREGGIKRTTDEMVDWYAGLVEKYPITSIEDGLDENDWIGFAKLTERVGATTQIVGDDLFVTNTEYLAMGIQKKSANSILIKLNQIGTLTETLEAIEMAKKAGYTAVVSHRSGETEDATIADVAVATNAGQIKTGSASRSDRMAKYNQLLRIEEELGETAVYGGMDVFYNIKN; encoded by the coding sequence ATGACGACAATAGTAGACGTAAAAGCTAGAGAAATTTTGGACTCAAGAGGAAATCCAACTGTAGAAGTAGATGTAAGACTAGAATGTGGAGCAATGGGAAGAGCAGCTGTTCCATCTGGAGCATCTACTGGTGAAAGAGAAGCAGTAGAACTTAGAGACGGAGATAAATCAAGATACCTTGGAAAAGGTTGTCTTACTGCAGTAAACAACGTAAATACTGAAATCAGAGAGGCTATCTTGGGAATGGACGCCACTGACCAAGTTGCTATCGATAAATTAATGATCGCCCTTGACGGAACTAAGACAAAAGCTAGATTAGGAGCTAACGCTATACTAGGAGTATCTCTTGCAACTGCAAAAGCAGCAGCTGAGGCTTTAGGTCAATCTTTATTCAAATACCTTGGAGGAACTAACGCTAAAGAATTACCTCTTCCAATGATGAACATACTAAACGGTGGATCTCATGCGGATTCTGCCGTAGATGTACAAGAATTTATGGTTCAGCCAGTAGGAGCAAAAACTTTTGCTGAAGGACTAAGAATGGGAACTGAAGTATTCCACCACCTTGGGAAAATACTGAAAGCAAACGGAGATTCTACAAACGTAGGAAACGAGGGTGGATATGCTCCAGCGAAGATCGAAGGTACTGAAGGTGCTCTTGATATAATAATAGAAGCTATCAAAGCAGCAGGATATGAGCCAGGGAAAGACATAAGTCTAGCATTAGATGCGGCAGCTTCTGAGTTCTGCACTAAAGAAGGAGCAGACGGAGAAAAAACTTACCACTTTAAAAGAGAAGGTGGAATCAAGAGAACTACAGACGAGATGGTAGATTGGTATGCAGGACTCGTTGAAAAGTACCCTATAACTTCAATCGAAGACGGACTTGACGAAAATGACTGGATCGGTTTCGCTAAACTTACTGAAAGAGTTGGAGCTACTACTCAAATAGTTGGAGACGATTTATTCGTAACTAACACAGAGTACCTTGCAATGGGAATCCAAAAGAAATCAGCTAACTCAATCCTAATCAAATTAAACCAGATCGGAACCCTAACTGAAACTTTAGAGGCTATCGAAATGGCTAAAAAAGCAGGATACACAGCAGTAGTATCACACAGATCTGGTGAAACTGAAGATGCTACTATCGCAGACGTGGCAGTAGCAACTAACGCTGGACAGATCAAAACTGGATCAGCTTCAAGATCAGACAGAATGGCTAAGTACAACCAACTTCTTAGAATAGAAGAGGAGCTTGGAGAAACTGCCGTATACGGTGGAATGGACGTTTTCTACAACATCAAAAACTAA
- a CDS encoding helix-turn-helix domain-containing protein gives METVENGVKRDLIVEAARKTFVKQGYTATTIEDIARSGSISKGTFYNYFKSKEEIFVYILNLDVRERREKFEKILNLDLSLKKKYRYICREYLKDCFEAPDMSLYRLKVLFSNNIKDSEEIKALKYNLCYTSTKYFEKLFEMHKNELQESLRGKIKLSARGLSNHLRVFLYTFLTGEEYFGETKLKSRDELRKNIKMFKLDEITDLMEQVTIGGFLK, from the coding sequence ATGGAAACTGTTGAAAATGGAGTTAAAAGAGATCTTATAGTCGAGGCAGCAAGAAAGACCTTTGTTAAGCAAGGATACACTGCCACAACAATAGAAGATATAGCCAGATCAGGCAGCATTTCTAAGGGAACTTTTTACAATTATTTTAAATCCAAGGAAGAAATTTTTGTGTATATATTGAACCTAGACGTGAGAGAGCGACGTGAAAAGTTTGAGAAAATACTTAACTTGGATCTTTCTCTCAAAAAAAAATACAGATATATATGCAGGGAATATCTAAAAGATTGTTTTGAAGCCCCGGATATGTCTCTCTACAGGTTGAAAGTTTTATTCTCAAATAATATAAAAGACAGTGAAGAGATAAAGGCATTAAAGTACAATCTTTGCTATACATCCACCAAGTATTTTGAAAAACTTTTTGAAATGCATAAAAATGAGCTGCAAGAATCTCTACGGGGGAAGATAAAACTTTCTGCACGAGGTTTGTCAAATCATCTGAGGGTTTTTCTGTATACGTTTCTTACAGGCGAAGAGTATTTCGGTGAGACAAAACTAAAGTCTAGGGATGAGCTCAGAAAAAATATAAAAATGTTTAAATTAGATGAGATAACCGATTTGATGGAACAGGTAACAATCGGTGGTTTCTTGAAATAA
- a CDS encoding peptidylprolyl isomerase → MAVRKLRKNMKPIIWIITIAFFVSMLTVIVSNIRMGMGNQSYAFKINGEKVETLKVERTMTNLSGVYQQYFSTNLDKELINLVAFNQVIEKELTMQIAKQLKVKVPKKDINAEYDKIVKSINDKEQFKRMLQIQGYTKTTLKKEIEEGMLLEKTIEAIKEQYNPSEDELKEEYEENKYGIYLGKTYEEVKPELEAQLKEKKGIEKYSALLHEEKENMKLEAVGEEYVKYLEQPALEKDGFVITNVDMANRTIRNLFATGGEVAQAEEMTEKSFEADIKIAKEAIKRGISVEENLSTTDKLYGLRTKLEKEIKDSYKVSDSELKNFFEKNKLAYDTAASADANIVEFKAEVSEKDKELALEKAKEILKEASPENFEDLAVKYSEGPSGPKGGDLGWVEKGQMVKAFEDAVFEGEAGKVYPEIVETQFGHHIIYVEEKEESKAKARHILITDKISDQTKKLVKDEALSVVKKLQNKELTFEEVSKGGKNIAASKVYTGITEGGYIPELGYKIELAKEIFKSELNKFQLVESQGEIYVFQKIKEVKYKKADFDEVKDRVKHDLLNIKSQEELKKIIEN, encoded by the coding sequence ATGGCTGTCAGAAAACTCAGGAAAAATATGAAGCCGATCATTTGGATAATAACTATAGCTTTTTTTGTATCTATGCTAACGGTTATTGTATCAAATATCAGGATGGGAATGGGAAATCAGAGTTATGCATTCAAAATCAACGGAGAAAAGGTAGAGACGTTAAAAGTAGAAAGAACTATGACGAATCTTTCTGGAGTTTATCAACAGTACTTCAGTACTAATCTGGACAAAGAACTTATCAATTTAGTTGCCTTTAATCAGGTGATCGAAAAGGAACTGACGATGCAGATAGCGAAGCAACTTAAGGTAAAAGTTCCTAAAAAAGATATAAATGCTGAATATGATAAAATTGTAAAATCTATAAATGATAAGGAGCAATTTAAAAGAATGCTTCAAATACAGGGATACACAAAAACAACTCTAAAAAAAGAGATTGAAGAGGGAATGCTTTTAGAAAAAACCATAGAAGCTATAAAAGAGCAGTATAATCCTAGTGAGGATGAACTAAAAGAGGAGTATGAGGAAAACAAGTATGGGATATATCTTGGAAAAACTTATGAAGAGGTTAAACCAGAGCTAGAGGCTCAACTGAAAGAGAAAAAAGGTATTGAAAAATACTCTGCTCTTTTACATGAAGAAAAAGAAAATATGAAATTAGAGGCTGTAGGAGAAGAGTATGTGAAATATTTAGAGCAGCCTGCCCTTGAAAAGGATGGTTTCGTAATAACCAATGTAGATATGGCTAACAGAACTATCAGGAATTTATTTGCTACAGGGGGAGAGGTTGCTCAGGCAGAGGAGATGACAGAAAAATCTTTTGAAGCTGATATAAAAATAGCGAAAGAGGCAATAAAAAGAGGAATCTCGGTAGAAGAGAATCTTTCTACAACAGACAAGCTTTACGGACTCAGAACAAAACTTGAAAAAGAGATAAAAGATTCTTATAAGGTGAGTGATAGTGAGCTCAAAAACTTCTTTGAAAAAAATAAGTTGGCTTATGATACTGCGGCAAGTGCTGATGCCAATATTGTAGAGTTCAAGGCAGAAGTTTCAGAGAAAGATAAAGAGTTAGCCTTGGAAAAGGCCAAAGAGATACTAAAAGAAGCAAGTCCTGAAAACTTTGAGGATCTTGCTGTGAAATATTCTGAGGGGCCTTCTGGACCAAAAGGGGGAGACCTGGGATGGGTTGAAAAGGGGCAGATGGTAAAAGCTTTTGAAGATGCTGTATTTGAAGGAGAAGCAGGAAAAGTTTATCCTGAAATAGTTGAAACACAATTTGGACACCATATTATCTATGTAGAAGAAAAAGAGGAGTCTAAGGCAAAAGCTAGGCATATTCTTATTACTGACAAGATATCGGATCAAACTAAAAAGCTTGTAAAAGATGAAGCTTTATCGGTAGTTAAAAAACTTCAGAATAAAGAACTGACATTTGAAGAAGTATCAAAGGGTGGAAAAAATATAGCGGCTAGCAAAGTCTATACTGGAATAACAGAAGGTGGGTATATCCCGGAGTTGGGATACAAAATAGAACTTGCCAAGGAGATATTTAAAAGTGAACTTAACAAGTTTCAGCTTGTAGAATCCCAAGGGGAGATCTATGTGTTCCAAAAGATAAAAGAAGTGAAATACAAAAAAGCTGACTTTGATGAAGTAAAGGACAGAGTTAAGCATGATCTTTTAAATATTAAATCCCAAGAAGAATTGAAAAAAATAATTGAAAATTAA
- a CDS encoding sigma-54 dependent transcriptional regulator, whose translation MKKSILAISERKETLKQIRKELSEEYEVITFNNFLDGLDMLRESDFDIVLLDEYMTWFSFSEVKRKLGAIGKDFVIVGLIDEEKEDIINELKTADVYNYLLKPVNLKEMNRIIIPALKNLELLKEKRKLEEKLSYVEETNEIVGQTMKIKEVKNLVERVAESDLTVLISGENGVGKELIAKEIFKKSDRRRNNFIIINCASLPSESIESELFGYERGAFPGASSSKRGILEETDKGTVFLDEISAMDLKSQAKLLRVIEYGEFRRVGGNKSRRVDVRFIVSTNKNLKEETEKGKFRSDLYHRLSAFPIEVPPLRDRREDIPLLANYFLNKIILELHREMPVISGDAMKYLMEYSYPGNIRELKNIVERMVILSNTKTISVEDLPLEIKMKSDTLENKTVIGVGPLKDILEQEIYDLAEVEKVVIATALQKTRWNKQETAKLLGIGRTTLYEKIRKYNLDQKA comes from the coding sequence ATGAAAAAGTCAATTTTGGCAATTTCAGAGAGAAAAGAAACTCTTAAGCAAATAAGAAAAGAACTTTCTGAAGAATATGAGGTAATAACATTTAATAATTTTTTAGATGGGTTGGACATGCTTAGAGAAAGTGATTTTGACATCGTACTGCTGGATGAGTACATGACATGGTTTAGTTTCTCAGAAGTAAAAAGAAAACTCGGTGCAATAGGTAAGGACTTTGTTATAGTGGGTCTTATAGACGAAGAAAAAGAGGATATAATAAATGAACTTAAAACTGCAGATGTTTATAACTACCTGCTGAAGCCTGTAAACCTTAAAGAGATGAATAGGATAATAATCCCAGCTCTAAAAAATCTAGAGCTTCTTAAAGAAAAAAGAAAATTAGAAGAGAAGCTTTCTTATGTAGAAGAGACAAATGAGATAGTCGGTCAGACTATGAAGATAAAAGAGGTAAAAAATCTTGTGGAGAGAGTTGCTGAAAGTGATCTTACTGTTCTTATAAGTGGAGAAAACGGAGTAGGTAAAGAGCTTATAGCAAAAGAGATATTTAAGAAAAGTGACAGAAGAAGAAACAACTTTATAATAATAAACTGCGCTTCCCTGCCTTCTGAATCTATAGAATCAGAACTTTTTGGTTATGAAAGAGGGGCATTCCCAGGGGCATCTTCAAGTAAAAGGGGTATTTTAGAAGAAACTGATAAGGGAACTGTATTTTTAGACGAAATATCTGCAATGGATCTTAAGTCTCAGGCAAAACTTCTTAGAGTCATAGAATATGGAGAATTTAGAAGAGTTGGTGGGAACAAATCAAGAAGAGTAGATGTTAGATTTATAGTGTCTACAAATAAAAACCTAAAAGAGGAAACTGAAAAGGGTAAATTCAGAAGTGATCTTTACCACAGACTGTCGGCATTTCCAATTGAAGTACCGCCTCTAAGAGATAGAAGGGAAGATATACCTCTACTGGCAAACTATTTCCTAAATAAGATAATTCTTGAACTTCACAGAGAGATGCCTGTAATTTCAGGGGATGCTATGAAATACCTCATGGAGTATTCTTATCCTGGAAATATCAGAGAACTTAAGAATATAGTGGAAAGAATGGTAATCCTTTCCAATACAAAAACAATAAGTGTAGAAGACCTTCCTTTGGAAATAAAGATGAAGTCTGATACTTTAGAAAATAAAACTGTAATAGGTGTAGGGCCTCTAAAGGATATCCTCGAACAGGAGATATACGACCTAGCAGAGGTGGAAAAGGTAGTAATAGCAACTGCTCTGCAAAAGACTAGATGGAATAAGCAGGAAACTGCAAAACTTCTAGGAATAGGAAGAACAACTTTGTATGAGAAAATAAGAAAATACAATCTTGACCAAAAAGCATAA
- a CDS encoding TolC family protein, whose translation MKNFLIAILIMFLSVYVYGETITLDLTQCIERALSSSYTIKNADIDLENSALQVREAYKEALPKISYTGLYNKNEENIYGGDLDRKDNYLNRIELIQPLYRGGLIGAGIAAAKKVRELSDHEFLKSRSELRLLIIEKYLNILKFQRELEVYQASLKDVEGQYNKALRKYEFRLFSKADVLPFATRVRNIRTNIIRVQNEIEITQLELKNEIGIHRKAKLELQPVNSVTYDLSGIDIEADVALARENNRDSKIARLDYEITKANESLARAEFFPKVDFSFGYTGEDGNFDGASEDWQWNAGITVTMSLFEFGQNVNAYSRYKNETEKSKNLEMKARDDIEVTLRSNYSELIRLKETVKEQEAAVESSYENYSVEKRRYENSLVSVVDFLQIESELREAKLSLLEASLDYYLAYEEYQEYLK comes from the coding sequence ATGAAAAATTTTTTAATTGCGATATTGATAATGTTTTTATCTGTATATGTATACGGTGAAACAATCACACTGGATCTGACCCAGTGTATAGAAAGAGCTCTATCTAGCAGCTATACTATAAAGAATGCAGATATTGATCTAGAGAACTCAGCCCTTCAGGTAAGAGAGGCATACAAGGAGGCCCTTCCGAAAATAAGCTACACAGGTCTCTACAATAAAAATGAGGAAAATATCTATGGAGGAGACCTAGATAGAAAGGATAACTACCTAAACAGAATAGAGCTTATACAGCCATTGTATAGGGGGGGATTGATCGGTGCCGGGATAGCAGCAGCAAAAAAAGTAAGGGAACTTTCAGACCATGAATTTTTAAAATCCAGAAGTGAGCTGAGGCTCCTGATAATAGAAAAATATCTAAATATATTAAAGTTTCAAAGAGAGCTAGAGGTATATCAGGCCTCTCTGAAAGATGTGGAGGGGCAGTATAATAAAGCCCTGAGAAAATATGAATTTAGGCTTTTTTCAAAGGCAGATGTACTTCCCTTTGCCACTAGAGTCAGGAATATCAGGACGAATATTATAAGAGTTCAAAATGAAATAGAGATTACGCAGTTAGAGCTGAAAAATGAAATTGGTATCCATAGAAAGGCAAAATTAGAACTTCAACCTGTTAATTCTGTGACTTATGATTTGTCAGGAATAGATATAGAGGCTGACGTGGCTCTGGCAAGGGAAAATAACAGGGATTCGAAAATTGCAAGGTTGGATTATGAAATTACAAAGGCCAACGAATCTTTGGCCAGGGCAGAATTTTTTCCAAAAGTTGATTTCAGCTTTGGATACACAGGAGAAGACGGGAATTTTGACGGGGCTTCAGAAGACTGGCAGTGGAATGCAGGTATAACTGTAACGATGAGCTTATTTGAATTTGGACAGAATGTAAATGCATATAGTAGGTATAAAAATGAAACTGAAAAATCTAAAAACCTTGAGATGAAAGCGAGAGATGATATAGAGGTAACTCTAAGGAGTAATTACTCGGAACTTATTAGACTGAAAGAAACAGTAAAAGAACAAGAGGCGGCTGTAGAATCTTCATATGAGAATTACAGTGTGGAAAAAAGAAGATATGAAAATAGCTTGGTAAGTGTCGTAGATTTTCTACAAATAGAAAGTGAACTTAGAGAGGCGAAGCTATCACTCCTAGAGGCAAGTTTAGATTATTACCTGGCTTATGAAGAATACCAGGAATATCTCAAATAA
- a CDS encoding M50 family metallopeptidase, whose product MNVLITILILGIIIFIHELGHFLAAKFFKMPVSEFSIGMGPKLYSYEGIETTYSVRSIPVGGFVNIEGMEVDSEVEDGFNTKSPFSRFIVLFAGVFMNFSLALIIIYFMVVSGGKMIQSEEAVIGGIMESSNAYELILEGDRIVEINDREIVDWKDISEVMKEEAGETPLKIEVLRDGKEMTFLVEPIYEPGRDQPLLGILPEYTVEKYGFMESFKVAGGVFKDLFVQIISGLKLLVTGRVKADDITGPVGMIKVVGEASKGGASLLVWLTALLSVNIGIFNLLPFPALDGGRIVFVILELIGVTVNKKLEERLHMAGMIVLIGLILFITMNDVFNLVSD is encoded by the coding sequence ATGAATGTTTTGATAACAATATTGATACTGGGAATTATAATATTTATTCATGAGCTGGGGCATTTTTTGGCTGCAAAGTTTTTTAAGATGCCTGTTTCGGAGTTTTCCATTGGGATGGGGCCAAAGCTCTATTCTTATGAAGGGATCGAAACTACTTATTCGGTAAGATCGATTCCAGTAGGTGGATTTGTGAATATAGAGGGGATGGAAGTGGATAGTGAAGTGGAAGACGGCTTCAACACCAAATCCCCTTTTTCACGTTTCATAGTTCTTTTTGCAGGGGTATTTATGAACTTCTCTCTTGCTTTGATTATAATATATTTTATGGTAGTTTCCGGTGGGAAGATGATTCAAAGTGAGGAGGCAGTAATAGGAGGCATAATGGAGAGCTCCAATGCTTATGAACTTATTCTCGAGGGAGATAGAATAGTTGAAATCAATGACAGGGAGATCGTTGACTGGAAAGATATAAGTGAGGTAATGAAGGAAGAAGCAGGTGAGACTCCTTTAAAGATAGAAGTTCTAAGAGATGGAAAAGAGATGACTTTTCTCGTAGAACCGATATATGAACCTGGTAGAGACCAGCCACTCCTAGGGATACTGCCTGAATACACTGTAGAAAAATATGGTTTCATGGAAAGTTTTAAAGTTGCAGGGGGAGTCTTTAAGGACCTCTTTGTACAGATAATCAGTGGATTAAAACTCCTTGTTACAGGGCGGGTAAAGGCTGACGATATAACCGGTCCGGTTGGGATGATAAAAGTTGTGGGAGAAGCCTCAAAGGGTGGAGCATCACTTCTTGTGTGGCTGACTGCCCTGCTTTCTGTTAATATTGGGATATTTAATCTGCTTCCCTTTCCGGCTCTCGACGGTGGTAGAATAGTGTTTGTAATATTGGAGCTAATAGGAGTAACAGTCAATAAAAAACTTGAAGAAAGACTTCATATGGCAGGGATGATAGTGCTCATAGGTCTTATACTTTTTATAACAATGAATGATGTATTCAATCTGGTATCAGATTGA
- a CDS encoding PG0541 family transporter-associated protein has product MEEYKLLRIICDSSLEEELVEILMGEGIEEYTVFPSLKGSWEKTKKHLDSHVWPGTDSVIFTVLEKDQCKKLVEKFRIKKESMDYYITFKIVVSSVELYLK; this is encoded by the coding sequence ATGGAAGAATATAAGTTGCTTAGAATAATATGCGACTCTTCACTAGAGGAGGAGCTTGTGGAGATTTTGATGGGGGAGGGTATAGAGGAATATACAGTTTTTCCGTCACTGAAGGGTTCCTGGGAGAAAACTAAAAAGCACTTGGACAGCCATGTCTGGCCGGGAACAGACAGTGTTATTTTCACTGTTTTAGAAAAGGATCAATGCAAAAAACTTGTTGAAAAATTTAGAATAAAAAAAGAATCGATGGATTATTATATTACATTTAAAATAGTTGTGAGTTCTGTAGAGTTATATTTAAAATGA
- a CDS encoding thymidylate kinase codes for MGKLVVIEGTDSSGKQTQTEILYEKLKSEGVKVKKISFPNYDSPASEPVKMYLAGEFGKKAKEVNPYPVSTMYAVDRYASFKKDWENFYLEAGVVITDRYTTSNMVHQASKFTDPHEKIKYLDWLEDLEYEKMGIPKPDLVFFLNMPVDVAQELMSERKNKITGDEAKDIHEKDVEYLRMSHQNACNIAKTYQWREIMCVEKGRLKKIDEISEEIFKAVKEIL; via the coding sequence ATGGGAAAACTGGTAGTAATAGAGGGAACAGATTCTAGTGGTAAACAGACTCAAACAGAGATTTTATATGAAAAATTAAAATCAGAAGGAGTAAAGGTAAAAAAGATATCATTTCCAAATTATGACAGCCCTGCATCAGAACCAGTAAAAATGTATTTGGCAGGAGAGTTTGGAAAAAAGGCCAAAGAGGTAAATCCTTATCCTGTATCTACAATGTATGCGGTAGACAGGTATGCGTCTTTTAAGAAAGACTGGGAAAATTTTTATTTGGAGGCTGGAGTGGTCATAACGGACAGATATACCACTTCAAATATGGTTCATCAGGCTTCTAAATTTACAGATCCACATGAAAAAATAAAATATCTAGATTGGCTTGAGGATCTTGAATATGAGAAAATGGGCATTCCAAAGCCAGACCTTGTTTTTTTTCTAAATATGCCGGTAGATGTGGCCCAAGAGCTGATGTCTGAAAGAAAAAATAAGATAACCGGTGATGAGGCTAAGGATATCCACGAAAAAGATGTGGAGTATCTGAGAATGTCCCATCAAAACGCATGCAATATAGCAAAGACATACCAATGGAGAGAGATAATGTGTGTAGAAAAGGGCAGACTGAAAAAAATAGATGAAATTTCAGAGGAGATTTTTAAAGCTGTGAAAGAGATACTATAA
- the bioA gene encoding adenosylmethionine--8-amino-7-oxononanoate transaminase: MVKMEEMNLWYPYAQMKTKDENLHVEWAKGMKIKVKDGGELLDGVASWWCACHGYSNDELNKAAMVQMEKFAHVMLGGLTHDPAKNLAKKLVEITPEGLNHVFFSDSGSVGVEVALKMAIQYFSNKGYENKIKIVGLKGGYHGDTFKTMEVGDDPAYHGAFSNLFRDTYHIDRPTGGYDASEENVENDIAKLEEFLKEKHDEVAAFIVEPLIQAAGGFNFYSPKYLERAREICDKYDVLLIFDEVATGFGRTGKLFAMNHTNIVPDIVVLGKALTGGYLGHAATIASTKVFEAFYSDRGRDAFMHGPTYMGNALTCAVGLKSMEIFERENYLEKIEAIEKQLRRRLGNIKSDKIKDVRILGVTGVIEVKESKSLKGFQKFASERGVWLRPFYKYLYTMPPYIATEEEMDRIIDVMEEWFKL, translated from the coding sequence ATGGTCAAAATGGAAGAGATGAACTTGTGGTATCCCTATGCTCAAATGAAAACAAAAGATGAAAATCTTCATGTGGAATGGGCTAAGGGGATGAAGATAAAGGTAAAAGACGGTGGAGAATTGTTAGATGGTGTAGCATCATGGTGGTGTGCATGTCACGGGTACAGCAATGATGAACTGAATAAGGCAGCTATGGTGCAGATGGAAAAGTTTGCTCATGTGATGCTAGGGGGACTAACCCATGACCCTGCTAAAAATTTGGCAAAAAAACTGGTGGAGATAACTCCAGAAGGTTTAAACCACGTATTTTTCTCTGACAGCGGATCTGTGGGAGTGGAAGTGGCTTTAAAGATGGCTATCCAATATTTTTCAAATAAGGGTTATGAGAATAAGATAAAGATAGTAGGTCTTAAAGGAGGGTATCACGGGGATACCTTTAAGACAATGGAGGTAGGAGATGACCCTGCTTATCATGGGGCTTTTTCAAACCTCTTCAGAGATACCTACCACATAGACAGACCAACGGGGGGCTATGATGCTTCAGAAGAAAATGTTGAAAATGATATAGCGAAATTAGAGGAGTTTCTCAAGGAAAAACATGATGAGGTGGCGGCCTTTATAGTGGAACCTCTTATACAGGCAGCAGGAGGGTTTAATTTTTACAGTCCTAAGTATCTAGAAAGAGCCAGGGAGATCTGTGACAAATATGATGTGCTATTGATTTTTGATGAGGTTGCAACAGGTTTTGGAAGGACTGGAAAACTCTTTGCAATGAATCATACCAATATAGTACCAGATATAGTTGTTCTGGGAAAAGCACTTACTGGAGGTTATTTGGGTCATGCAGCTACAATTGCAAGTACAAAGGTATTTGAAGCTTTTTACTCAGACAGAGGAAGAGATGCCTTTATGCACGGACCTACATATATGGGAAATGCCCTTACCTGTGCAGTTGGGCTGAAAAGTATGGAGATATTTGAAAGAGAAAACTACCTAGAAAAAATAGAAGCAATCGAAAAACAACTGAGAAGAAGACTGGGGAATATAAAATCTGACAAAATAAAGGATGTGAGAATCCTTGGAGTAACTGGAGTTATAGAGGTAAAAGAATCTAAGAGTCTTAAAGGATTCCAAAAATTTGCCTCTGAAAGGGGAGTGTGGCTCAGACCATTTTATAAGTACCTCTATACAATGCCTCCTTATATAGCAACAGAAGAGGAGATGGATCGTATTATTGATGTCATGGAAGAATGGTTTAAATTATAG
- a CDS encoding TIGR00266 family protein — translation MMADVIDYKIYGHDMQLVEIELDPGEGVRAEAGAMTYMESQIEMQTGTGGGLFGGFKRMITGESFFITTFKNNGKSKKSVGFSAPYPGQIIPLDLNKFNGEFICQKDSFLCAANGIDIDVAFTKKLGAGFFGGEGFILQRLKGDGMTFVHAGGSIIEKDLKAGETLRVDTGCIVGFERSVDYDIRFVGGFKNALFGKEGLFLATLKGPGRVYIQSMPISKLAERLYANMGSSKERGGSGGTLLSGAVAGGILGGILDRD, via the coding sequence ATAATGGCAGATGTGATAGATTACAAAATTTACGGGCATGATATGCAGCTTGTAGAGATAGAACTGGATCCAGGGGAAGGAGTAAGGGCTGAGGCCGGGGCCATGACCTATATGGAATCTCAAATTGAGATGCAGACTGGAACCGGAGGGGGTCTTTTTGGAGGCTTTAAAAGAATGATCACAGGAGAAAGTTTTTTTATAACAACATTTAAAAATAATGGAAAATCAAAAAAGTCTGTGGGATTCAGTGCCCCCTATCCGGGACAGATAATTCCCTTGGATTTAAATAAGTTTAACGGAGAGTTTATATGTCAGAAAGATTCATTTTTATGTGCAGCTAACGGCATAGACATAGATGTGGCTTTTACAAAAAAATTGGGAGCCGGTTTTTTTGGAGGAGAGGGTTTTATACTCCAGAGACTCAAGGGAGACGGTATGACATTTGTCCATGCGGGAGGATCCATCATAGAGAAAGATCTCAAGGCTGGAGAGACTCTGCGAGTGGATACCGGATGTATAGTTGGGTTTGAAAGGAGTGTAGATTATGATATAAGATTTGTAGGTGGATTTAAAAATGCACTTTTTGGAAAAGAGGGCCTTTTTCTAGCCACACTAAAAGGACCTGGAAGAGTCTATATTCAGAGTATGCCAATATCCAAACTTGCAGAAAGACTTTATGCCAACATGGGTAGTTCTAAAGAAAGGGGGGGTTCTGGAGGAACTCTCCTAAGCGGAGCTGTTGCAGGTGGAATTCTTGGTGGGATATTAGACAGGGATTAA